A single Arcobacter sp. FWKO B DNA region contains:
- a CDS encoding putative quinol monooxygenase yields the protein MTITKRVTFIAKEGCEDKMKELLSAMVIPSKAEEGCIFYEIFQYENNRRKFMAVETWADEKALDGHKASAHYAVYKSSYEPYCEDKYTDELEVLG from the coding sequence ATGACAATAACAAAAAGAGTAACATTTATAGCAAAAGAGGGTTGTGAAGATAAAATGAAAGAGCTACTATCAGCTATGGTAATCCCAAGCAAAGCTGAAGAGGGGTGTATATTTTATGAGATTTTTCAATATGAAAATAATAGAAGAAAATTTATGGCGGTAGAGACTTGGGCTGATGAAAAAGCACTAGATGGTCACAAAGCTTCAGCTCATTACGCCGTATATAAATCAAGCTATGAGCCTTACTGTGAAGATAAATACACAGATGAATTGGAAGTTCTTGGATGA
- a CDS encoding class II aldolase/adducin family protein, with amino-acid sequence MRNLWDANEAKEFEGDLGLRVYTSNLLGKSDELVLHGGGNTSVKSVVDGEDILFVKGSGWDLVSIKAEGFAPVKLDALKNMATFEVLSDSDMVRLQKEAMIDKSAPNPSVEAILHAIIPYKFVDHTHADAMVTISNSTNGEDLIRAIYPNFLIIPYVMPGFILAKTIYEMTQNFDWEKCDGIVLLNHGIFTFDDDGKKSYDKMIKEVNKAEKFLAQKAPLVIEKYYPRGMVDIESLVSILSKEKGYEIAINVNQSPLALHYASMRSLREKACRGVLTPEHIIRTKRTPMILENSDIQKAVDEYKTSYIEYFNSFAKDEIMLNPAPNYVVVKDFGVISIGKTQKEADIINDIITHTMGAVLRADMLGGYESISMKDSFDMEYWELEQVKLRK; translated from the coding sequence ATGAGAAATCTTTGGGATGCTAATGAGGCAAAAGAGTTTGAAGGTGATTTGGGCTTAAGAGTATATACATCCAATTTACTTGGCAAAAGTGATGAGCTTGTACTTCACGGTGGAGGAAATACATCTGTAAAAAGTGTGGTTGATGGAGAAGATATACTTTTCGTAAAAGGAAGTGGCTGGGATTTGGTGAGTATCAAGGCGGAGGGTTTTGCACCTGTAAAACTAGACGCTTTGAAAAATATGGCGACTTTTGAGGTCTTAAGCGATAGCGATATGGTAAGACTTCAAAAAGAGGCAATGATAGATAAATCTGCTCCAAATCCATCGGTTGAAGCGATACTTCATGCAATAATTCCTTACAAATTCGTAGATCACACCCACGCTGATGCCATGGTAACCATATCAAACAGCACAAACGGGGAAGATTTGATAAGAGCAATCTATCCAAATTTTTTGATTATCCCTTATGTGATGCCTGGATTTATTTTGGCAAAAACTATATATGAAATGACTCAAAATTTCGACTGGGAAAAATGTGATGGTATAGTGCTTCTAAATCACGGTATTTTTACTTTCGATGATGACGGCAAAAAGTCATATGATAAAATGATAAAAGAGGTAAACAAAGCCGAAAAGTTTTTGGCTCAAAAAGCTCCTTTGGTAATAGAAAAATACTATCCAAGGGGTATGGTCGATATAGAGAGCCTTGTATCAATACTATCAAAAGAAAAAGGGTATGAAATAGCTATCAATGTCAACCAATCCCCACTAGCCCTTCACTATGCAAGTATGAGAAGTTTAAGAGAAAAAGCATGTAGAGGCGTCCTTACACCTGAACATATCATCAGAACAAAAAGAACTCCTATGATACTCGAAAATTCGGACATCCAAAAAGCAGTCGATGAGTATAAAACATCTTACATAGAGTATTTTAACTCATTTGCAAAAGATGAAATAATGCTAAACCCTGCTCCTAATTATGTAGTAGTCAAAGATTTTGGAGTGATAAGTATAGGCAAAACACAAAAAGAAGCAGACATAATCAACGACATAATAACTCATACTATGGGTGCAGTTTTGAGAGCTGATATGCTCGGTGGATATGAAAGTATAAGTATGAAAGATAGTTTTGATATGGAGTATTGGGAGTTGGAACAGGTGAAGCTTAGGAAGTAG
- a CDS encoding type II toxin-antitoxin system VapC family toxin encodes MAYFDTNVLIYAFTKNTDDSKQKDVSIKLIEEAIQNDTLIVSEVVLCEFAFISNKINEYKNDIDNNLEFLATFLQPSHPHITQRMIEILKETNLYMSSFDVYHLAFAEYYNSKLYTFDNGFKKLQNISKIELVIK; translated from the coding sequence ATGGCATATTTTGATACCAATGTATTGATTTATGCTTTTACTAAAAACACTGATGATAGTAAGCAAAAAGATGTTTCAATAAAACTAATAGAAGAAGCAATCCAAAATGATACCTTGATTGTATCAGAAGTAGTGCTGTGTGAATTTGCGTTTATCTCAAATAAAATAAATGAATACAAAAATGACATTGATAATAATCTAGAATTTTTAGCTACTTTTTTACAACCATCACATCCTCATATAACCCAACGGATGATAGAAATATTAAAAGAAACCAATTTGTACATGAGTTCATTTGATGTGTATCATTTGGCTTTTGCTGAGTATTATAATTCAAAACTCTATACATTTGATAATGGTTTTAAAAAACTCCAAAATATTTCAAAAATTGAACTTGTGATAAAATAG
- the lsrK gene encoding autoinducer-2 kinase, protein MKYLLAIDAGTGSIRAVLFDTLGNQITYSQKEWTHKSEDGVPNSMSFDCVTNWELTKECIKDVLDSSKVNPDDILSLSATSMREGIVLYDEKGNELWAVANVDARADKEVRFLKENFPTMEEEFYSISGQTFALGALPRILWLKNNHPDVYAKVANISMIGDWVLYKLSNIIATDPSNGGTTGIFSLKERTWDSSMASKVGIKDDIFCPCYEVGSVIGSVSNEASKETGLSTKTKVVTGGGDVQLGSAGLGVVGDGQVAVLGGSFWQQIVNIPSLTPPPKNMDIRVNPHVIDGLSQAEGITFFSGLVMRWFRDAFCDLEKLEASQKGLDTYSILEEKASSVPVGSYGILPIFSDSMKYGKWYHAGPSFINLSIDPDICNKYSMFKSLQENACIVSNINLKKIKEFSGISIEKIVFAGGASKGNLWCQTLSDVTGCVVKVPKITEATALGAAMSAGVGAGVYKSIQDASSKLVKWDKTYSPNMDNHKLYQAIEQKWIEVYEEQLKLVDNGLVSSMWKAPGV, encoded by the coding sequence ATGAAATACCTTTTAGCCATAGATGCAGGAACAGGAAGTATAAGAGCTGTTCTTTTTGATACTTTGGGGAATCAAATCACATATTCTCAAAAAGAGTGGACACACAAAAGTGAAGATGGTGTGCCAAATAGTATGAGTTTTGATTGTGTTACTAACTGGGAACTTACAAAAGAGTGTATCAAAGATGTCTTAGATAGCTCAAAGGTAAATCCTGATGATATACTCTCTCTTAGTGCTACAAGTATGCGTGAGGGGATAGTTCTTTATGATGAAAAAGGTAATGAGCTTTGGGCTGTGGCAAATGTAGATGCAAGGGCAGATAAAGAGGTAAGGTTCCTAAAAGAAAACTTTCCTACTATGGAAGAGGAATTTTATAGTATTTCTGGGCAGACTTTTGCACTTGGGGCATTGCCACGGATTCTTTGGCTCAAAAACAACCACCCAGATGTTTATGCTAAGGTTGCAAATATCTCTATGATAGGTGACTGGGTATTATACAAACTAAGCAACATAATAGCTACAGACCCAAGCAACGGCGGAACTACTGGGATATTTAGCTTGAAAGAGAGAACTTGGGATAGCTCTATGGCTTCAAAAGTGGGTATAAAAGATGATATTTTTTGCCCTTGCTATGAGGTAGGCTCTGTAATAGGTAGCGTCTCAAATGAAGCTTCAAAAGAGACAGGTCTAAGTACCAAAACAAAAGTAGTCACGGGTGGCGGTGATGTTCAGCTAGGAAGTGCTGGGCTTGGAGTGGTGGGTGATGGACAAGTGGCAGTTCTTGGTGGGAGTTTTTGGCAACAAATTGTAAATATACCATCCCTCACACCTCCACCAAAAAACATGGATATAAGAGTCAACCCTCATGTTATAGATGGACTTTCTCAAGCTGAAGGGATTACATTTTTTAGCGGTCTTGTTATGAGATGGTTTAGGGATGCTTTTTGTGACCTTGAAAAACTAGAAGCTTCACAAAAAGGTCTGGATACATATTCAATACTTGAAGAAAAAGCCTCATCCGTCCCAGTTGGCTCATACGGAATACTCCCTATATTTAGCGATAGTATGAAATATGGCAAATGGTATCATGCAGGTCCATCTTTTATCAATCTTTCCATAGACCCAGATATTTGCAATAAATACTCGATGTTTAAAAGTTTACAAGAAAATGCGTGTATCGTATCAAATATAAATCTCAAAAAAATAAAAGAATTTTCTGGTATTAGCATAGAGAAAATAGTATTTGCAGGAGGGGCTAGTAAAGGAAATCTTTGGTGTCAAACTCTAAGTGATGTCACAGGATGTGTGGTAAAAGTGCCAAAGATTACAGAAGCTACAGCTTTGGGAGCTGCTATGAGTGCAGGAGTGGGAGCTGGAGTTTATAAATCTATACAAGATGCTTCATCAAAGCTTGTAAAATGGGATAAAACATACTCTCCAAATATGGATAATCATAAACTATATCAAGCCATAGAGCAAAAATGGATTGAAGTTTACGAAGAGCAATTAAAGCTTGTAGATAACGGGCTTGTGTCATCTATGTGGAAAGCACCTGGGGTTTGA
- a CDS encoding cache domain-containing protein has protein sequence MNTYSYLKKIIIYFSIVLILLSSLLAYLNVENSKQYFEEYKQLERNKYILSQKEIITHNVKTINNIIDYNTKIVKKTLEERLIKRVEFAHKIATSIYEINKDTMSKAEIQKTIIETLRNIKFTNTYADVTTDVYYFIQELYSQDKIIARLLPTTPDKEGTNRADVVDINNKEYVKEFYNIAQEHKEGFVEYMWFKLNHGIKEQYPKTSYVKVFEPYNWVIGYGEYLDDVEKELQNLVIKQIRNMAYVDNNYVFIYQLLDINGGDKFAKMLVNMNRVDLEGKFISDDYKDINGKEFRKEFLKDIRLKGDSFVTYAYKKPNTDEIEEKLSYFYLNEKWNWIIGNGVYVNDFEDKYQTLFKVENEEKSRIIRDSIVFTFVILFLFIIILIIVAKYLNNIILSNEKKQKHKDNLIIQQSKMASMGEMLDNIAHQWRQPLSAITSLASGLKIQKELGVLDDGDIEKTADKIVSSAQHLSQTIEDFRGFLRKDKVLQNFDLISTVEKSLKITEGTFNGISINLESQKNLKVDGYPNELIQAILNILNNAKDVLVEKKIDNKIIEIEISSNDKFAIIKIEDNAGGIPKEYINRIFDSDFTTKGEKGTGIGLYMTKQILKNMGGDIEAYNSDKGAVFKISLPLEKV, from the coding sequence GTGAATACATATTCTTATTTAAAAAAAATTATTATATATTTTTCCATCGTTCTAATTCTTTTATCATCTTTGCTTGCTTATTTGAATGTAGAAAATTCTAAACAATATTTTGAAGAATATAAACAGCTTGAAAGAAATAAATATATATTATCCCAAAAAGAAATTATCACTCATAATGTTAAAACAATAAATAATATTATAGATTATAACACTAAGATTGTTAAAAAAACGCTTGAAGAGAGGCTAATAAAAAGGGTTGAATTTGCCCATAAAATAGCTACATCTATTTATGAAATCAATAAAGATACTATGAGTAAAGCAGAGATTCAAAAAACTATAATTGAAACGCTTAGAAATATTAAATTTACCAATACTTATGCAGATGTAACAACAGATGTTTATTATTTTATTCAAGAGTTATATTCACAAGATAAAATAATAGCAAGGCTTTTGCCTACTACTCCAGATAAAGAGGGTACAAATAGAGCTGATGTGGTTGATATAAACAATAAAGAATATGTAAAAGAGTTTTATAATATTGCACAAGAACATAAAGAGGGCTTTGTAGAGTATATGTGGTTTAAATTAAATCATGGCATAAAAGAACAGTACCCAAAAACTTCTTATGTCAAGGTATTTGAACCTTACAATTGGGTTATTGGGTATGGGGAGTATTTAGATGATGTTGAAAAAGAGTTACAAAATTTAGTTATAAAACAAATTAGAAATATGGCTTATGTAGATAATAATTATGTTTTTATATACCAATTGCTTGATATTAACGGAGGTGATAAATTTGCCAAAATGCTTGTTAATATGAACAGAGTTGATTTGGAAGGAAAATTTATATCAGATGATTATAAAGATATTAATGGCAAAGAATTTAGAAAAGAGTTTTTAAAAGATATAAGGTTAAAGGGTGATTCTTTTGTAACATATGCCTATAAAAAACCAAATACAGATGAGATAGAAGAAAAATTGAGCTACTTTTATCTCAATGAAAAATGGAATTGGATTATTGGTAATGGGGTTTATGTAAATGATTTTGAAGATAAATATCAAACATTATTTAAAGTCGAAAATGAGGAAAAAAGCCGTATTATTAGAGATAGTATTGTATTTACTTTTGTGATACTTTTTTTATTTATTATTATTTTGATAATAGTAGCAAAATATTTAAATAATATTATTCTTTCAAATGAGAAAAAACAAAAACATAAAGATAATCTTATCATTCAACAGTCAAAAATGGCATCCATGGGAGAAATGCTTGATAATATAGCCCATCAATGGAGACAACCTCTAAGTGCTATAACATCTTTAGCTAGTGGATTAAAAATACAAAAAGAACTTGGAGTTTTAGATGATGGTGATATAGAAAAAACTGCTGACAAGATAGTTTCAAGTGCTCAACATTTATCACAAACAATTGAAGATTTTAGAGGGTTTTTAAGAAAAGATAAAGTGCTTCAAAATTTTGATTTGATTTCTACTGTAGAAAAAAGTTTGAAAATTACTGAAGGGACATTTAATGGTATATCCATAAATCTTGAATCTCAAAAAAATCTAAAAGTAGATGGTTATCCAAATGAGTTAATACAAGCTATTTTAAATATTTTAAATAATGCTAAAGATGTGCTTGTTGAGAAAAAAATAGACAATAAAATAATTGAAATAGAGATATCAAGTAATGATAAATTTGCTATTATAAAAATAGAAGACAATGCAGGTGGAATTCCAAAAGAGTATATTAATAGAATTTTTGACTCAGATTTTACCACAAAAGGTGAAAAAGGTACAGGAATAGGGCTATATATGACTAAGCAGATATTAAAAAATATGGGTGGAGATATAGAAGCTTACAATAGCGATAAGGGGGCAGTTTTTAAGATTTCTTTACCTTTGGAGAAGGTTTGA
- a CDS encoding IMPACT family protein, which yields MFFIEEEFANSIEVTKSKFIAHICPYKDFEMLMQRLRALHPKARHFVYAYRYLNEFDQIIENSSDDGEPRGTSGKPTLAVLGGNELINCAVIIVRYFGGTKLGTGGLVRAYSDATNEVIKIANLKEYKKLFTKTIEVDYSDLSKVEYQLNTLGLNIVSKIFDQKVTIEISGTKEQIELI from the coding sequence GTGTTTTTTATTGAAGAAGAATTTGCAAATAGTATTGAGGTTACAAAATCAAAGTTTATAGCTCATATTTGCCCATATAAAGATTTTGAAATGCTAATGCAAAGGCTTCGTGCACTTCATCCAAAAGCAAGACATTTTGTATATGCATATAGATATTTAAATGAATTTGATCAGATAATTGAAAATTCTAGTGATGATGGAGAGCCAAGAGGTACAAGTGGTAAGCCAACTTTAGCAGTGCTTGGAGGGAATGAACTTATTAATTGTGCTGTAATAATAGTAAGATATTTTGGTGGGACAAAGCTAGGTACTGGTGGATTGGTAAGAGCCTATAGTGATGCCACTAATGAGGTGATAAAAATTGCAAATTTAAAAGAATATAAAAAACTTTTTACAAAAACTATAGAAGTAGATTATAGTGATTTATCTAAAGTTGAATATCAATTAAATACTCTTGGGTTGAATATAGTATCTAAGATTTTTGATCAAAAAGTAACAATTGAGATAAGTGGTACTAAGGAACAAATAGAATTAATATAA
- a CDS encoding TlyA family RNA methyltransferase yields the protein MRLDIYITTNFDIQSRNKAHELIKTNKVKVDGKIITKPSFEVDENALIEILDNDILVSRAGYKLKYFLTELGIDLSPLKGLDIGSSTGGFAQVLLKNGLSHITCVDVGTNQLHDKVKEYQNLSFFENTDIREFNSNEKYDIVTCDVSFISVHNILKDIDRLSSNHIIVLFKPQFEVGINAKRDKNGVVRDDKAILKSKILFEDACAILGWNLVYQSPSKILGKEGNYEEFYYFKK from the coding sequence ATGAGACTAGATATATACATAACAACAAACTTTGATATTCAAAGTAGAAATAAAGCTCACGAGCTTATAAAAACAAATAAAGTAAAAGTTGATGGTAAGATTATAACAAAACCATCTTTTGAAGTTGATGAAAATGCACTTATTGAAATACTGGATAACGATATACTTGTCAGTCGTGCTGGGTATAAACTTAAATATTTCTTGACTGAGCTAGGCATAGATTTATCTCCACTTAAAGGACTTGATATTGGTAGTAGCACAGGAGGTTTTGCTCAAGTATTGCTAAAAAATGGTTTATCACATATTACTTGTGTAGATGTTGGAACAAACCAACTTCATGACAAAGTAAAAGAATATCAAAACCTATCTTTTTTTGAAAATACAGATATAAGAGAGTTTAATTCAAATGAAAAATATGATATTGTAACATGTGATGTATCTTTTATCAGTGTTCATAATATTTTAAAAGATATTGATAGGCTTAGTAGTAATCATATTATTGTACTTTTCAAACCACAATTTGAAGTTGGAATCAATGCTAAAAGAGATAAAAATGGTGTTGTAAGGGATGATAAAGCTATATTAAAATCAAAAATCTTATTTGAAGATGCATGTGCAATACTTGGATGGAATCTTGTATATCAAAGTCCAAGTAAGATATTAGGTAAAGAGGGAAATTATGAAGAGTTTTACTACTTCAAAAAATAG
- a CDS encoding bifunctional riboflavin kinase/FAD synthetase, translating into MKSFTTSKNSITSLAIGGFDGMHIAHQKLFSYLDNNGAIVAIETGYANLTPKSNRQKYVNFPVFYYPLDEIKHLSGKEFVSLLREEFPNLKKIVVGYDFCFGKNRMYNTSSLKELFDGEVIVVDEVTFETVAIHSRTIREFLRDGNIKQANKFLGKVYTISGYVIKGQGIGKEQFVPTINIEVLDFLIPKEGIYATKTLVNNTLYNSVSFIGHRLSTDGNFAIETHIIDKDLNFDGGVVEVQFFDKLRDNQKYENLDELKKQILLDIDNARSYFAR; encoded by the coding sequence ATGAAGAGTTTTACTACTTCAAAAAATAGTATTACAAGTCTTGCTATTGGTGGATTTGATGGTATGCATATAGCCCATCAAAAGCTATTTTCTTATCTTGATAACAATGGTGCTATTGTAGCTATTGAAACTGGTTATGCAAATCTTACACCAAAAAGCAATAGACAAAAATATGTAAACTTTCCAGTTTTTTACTACCCACTTGATGAGATAAAACACTTAAGCGGTAAAGAGTTTGTATCTTTACTTCGTGAAGAATTCCCAAATTTGAAAAAAATAGTTGTTGGGTATGATTTTTGTTTTGGCAAAAATAGAATGTACAATACAAGTAGTCTAAAAGAACTTTTTGATGGTGAAGTAATTGTAGTAGATGAAGTAACATTCGAAACTGTTGCAATACACTCAAGAACAATAAGAGAGTTTTTAAGAGATGGAAATATAAAACAAGCAAATAAGTTTTTGGGTAAAGTTTATACAATTAGTGGATATGTTATCAAAGGTCAAGGTATAGGAAAAGAGCAATTTGTACCTACTATTAATATAGAAGTTCTAGACTTTTTGATACCAAAAGAGGGTATTTATGCCACAAAAACTTTAGTAAACAACACCCTATACAACTCTGTATCATTTATTGGACACAGATTAAGTACAGATGGTAATTTTGCAATAGAAACTCATATAATAGACAAAGACTTAAATTTTGATGGTGGAGTAGTAGAAGTACAATTTTTTGATAAACTTAGAGATAACCAAAAATATGAAAACTTAGATGAACTAAAAAAACAGATTTTACTTGATATTGATAATGCTAGGAGCTACTTTGCAAGATAA
- the cmoA gene encoding carboxy-S-adenosyl-L-methionine synthase CmoA, with protein MQDKVFDKPIKEQFSFNEEVANVFDDMLSRSVPHYHDVLKLVTTFAQNFLKDNSIVYDIGCSTGSTLIELIKKSSYQLQAYGIDTSSHMIDKAKVKAHAFGVQNIEFICDDAFNINMKNTDLIISNYTLQFIRPLMREKLIKKIYDSLNDGQIFIFSEKVISEDKMLNKIYIDEYYNFKKAMGYSEYEISQKREALENVLVPYSVEENLKMIKDSGFKSCDILFKWYNFATFVAKK; from the coding sequence TTGCAAGATAAAGTTTTCGATAAACCTATAAAAGAGCAGTTTAGCTTCAATGAAGAAGTAGCAAATGTATTTGATGATATGTTAAGTCGTTCTGTTCCACATTATCATGATGTACTAAAACTTGTAACTACTTTTGCTCAAAATTTTCTAAAAGATAATTCTATAGTGTATGATATAGGGTGTTCAACAGGATCAACACTTATAGAACTTATCAAAAAATCTTCATATCAACTACAAGCTTATGGGATAGATACATCTTCACATATGATAGATAAAGCTAAAGTAAAAGCTCACGCTTTTGGTGTACAAAATATAGAATTTATTTGTGATGATGCTTTTAATATCAATATGAAAAATACAGATTTGATAATCTCAAACTATACACTACAGTTTATTAGACCTCTTATGAGAGAAAAACTTATCAAAAAAATATATGATTCTTTGAATGACGGGCAGATTTTTATTTTTAGTGAAAAAGTGATAAGTGAAGATAAAATGCTTAACAAAATCTATATTGATGAATACTATAACTTCAAAAAAGCTATGGGATACAGTGAATATGAAATAAGTCAAAAGAGAGAAGCACTAGAAAATGTACTAGTTCCATATAGTGTTGAAGAAAATCTTAAAATGATAAAAGATAGTGGCTTTAAAAGCTGTGATATACTTTTCAAATGGTATAATTTCGCCACATTTGTAGCTAAAAAATAA
- the bcp gene encoding thioredoxin-dependent thiol peroxidase produces MLKINDKAPDFCLPNQDEVEICSRDLAGKWIVLYFYPKDNTPGCTTEACDFTAAMPHFEDMGAVILGVSPDSPKKHRSFIEKQNLGITLLADESTQTAQDFGVWQLKKMCGKEYMGIVRSTFIIDPDGKIQAIWSNVKVKGHSEAVKAKLAELQS; encoded by the coding sequence ATGTTAAAAATAAACGATAAAGCACCTGATTTTTGTCTTCCAAACCAAGATGAAGTAGAGATTTGCTCAAGAGATTTGGCTGGTAAATGGATAGTTTTATATTTTTATCCAAAAGATAATACTCCAGGATGTACTACTGAAGCTTGTGATTTTACTGCTGCTATGCCACATTTTGAAGATATGGGTGCAGTGATACTAGGAGTTAGCCCTGATAGCCCTAAAAAACACAGAAGTTTCATAGAAAAACAAAATCTAGGTATCACTCTACTTGCTGATGAATCAACTCAAACTGCACAAGACTTTGGCGTATGGCAACTGAAAAAAATGTGTGGCAAAGAGTATATGGGGATAGTAAGAAGTACTTTTATAATAGACCCTGATGGAAAAATCCAAGCTATTTGGAGTAATGTCAAAGTAAAAGGTCATAGTGAAGCTGTAAAGGCTAAGTTGGCGGAGTTACAGTCGTAA